The Drechmeria coniospora strain ARSEF 6962 chromosome 02, whole genome shotgun sequence genome has a segment encoding these proteins:
- a CDS encoding cytochrome P450 alkane hydroxylase has translation MIAIKGARAQANNRLLEYFEDLFSHHARGCPNTSELAFGSRRIIFTKEPDHIKTLLTSKFSQYGKGPVFHDTWRPFLGDSIFTTDGQLWHNSRALIRPMFTKERIRDLNIFERWTDCLVSKLPTAGQTVDVCDLFYRMTLDVTTDFLLGQSVGALDNVHGEFSSVFMEVQRMQMILTILSPIQRILPKRKYSEGIRFIEQFIEPFIEATLRLTPGQLEDLSKSDKEFTFLHNIALFSRDRKVIRDQIIAVLLAGRDTTASTLSWTVYELSGHPAIWQKLRSQVLELIGPDRSPSYEDLKGLTYITHSLNETLRLYPAVPYNVRACVEDSTLPGQAGQPDITTLSGDIIFYSTISMQRRRDLYPAASDEFADPAVYSPERWERWTPRPWQYVPFNGGPRICIGQNFAMTEMAYTLVRLLQKFERVEYRGDRGAQYHKADIVGCPGDGVPVAFYEAEGDWMTKV, from the exons ATGATCGCCATCAAGGGTGCTCGCGCACAAGCCAACAACCGTCTCCTCGAGTACTTTGAAGATTTGTTTTCCCACCACGCTCGAGGCTGCCCCAACACCTCGGAGCTGGCCTTTGGCAGCCGAAGAATCATCTTCACGAAGGAGCCTGACCACATCAAAACGCTGCTCACCAGCAAGTTTTCGCAGTACGGTAAAGGACCCGTCTTTCACGACACATGGCGGCCATTCCTCGGCGACAGCATATTCACGACGGATGGGCAGCTGTGGCACAACAGTCGAGCGCTGATTCGGCCCATGTTCACCAAGGAGCGGATCCGCGATCTGAACATCTTTGAACGATGGACGGATTGTCTCGTGTCCAAACTGCCAACTGCCGGTCAGACTGTGGATGTTTGCGACCTCTTCTATCGAATGACGCTGGATGTCACGACGGACTTTTTGCTAGGGCAGAGCGTCGGGGCTCTTGACAA CGTCCATGGCGAGTTCTCTTCGGTCTTTATGGAAGTGCAGCGGATGCAAATGATTCTCACCATACTGTC TCCCATCCAGAGGATTCTCCCGAAGAGAAAGTACAGCGAGGGCATCCGGTTCATCGAGCAGTTCATCGAGCCCTTCATCGAGGCGACGCTGCGACTAACCCCCGGCCAGCTGGAGGACCTTTCCAAGTCGGACAAGGAATTCACCTTCCTGCACAACATTGCACTGTTTTCTCGCGACCGCAAGGTCATCCGGGACCAGATCATTGCCGTGCTCCTCGCCGGGCGGGacacgacggcatcgacgctgTCTTGGACCGTATACGAGCTGTCCGGCCATCCGGCCATCTGGCAGAAGCTTCGCTCCCAGgtcctcgagctcatcgGCCCGGACCGATCGCCGTCGTACGAGGATCTCAAAGGGCTGACCTATATTACTCACTCGCTGAACGAGACGCTGCGACTGTACCCCGCGGTTCCCTACAACGTGAGAGCGTGCG TGGAAGATTCGACGTTGCCGGGCCAGGCGGGGCAGCCAGACATCACGACGCTGTCGGGCGACATCATCTTCTACAGCACAATATCCATGCAGCGGCGTCGTGACCTGTACCCCGCCGCGTCGGACGAGTTTGCCGATCCGGCCGTGTACAGCCCCGAGCGGTGGGAGCGTTGGACACCACGGCCGTGGCAGTACGTGCCGTTCAACGGCGGACCCCGGATCTGCATCGGACAGAACTTTGCCATGACGGAGATGGCCTATACAC TCGTCCGGTTGCTGCAAAAGTTCGAAAGAGTCGAGTACCGGGGAGACCGGGGTGCCCAATATCACAAGGCGGACATTGTGGGCTGTCCGGGCGACGGTGTGCCGGTTGCTTTCTACGAGGCTGAGGGCGATTGGATGACCAAAGTGTAG
- a CDS encoding putative arginosuccinate synthetase, translating to MAGSKGKVCLAYSGGLDTSTILAWLLEQDYEVVCYLANVGQEEDWAAVEAKALKIGATKMIIDDLCKVFVEELCWKAVQCNAIYEDQYLLGTSLARPVIARGMMKAAEKEGCHFVSHGCTGKGNDQLAYLTINPAIKVIAPWRDPLFYKRFQGRNDLLDYAAEKGIPVTSTRAKPAGMLEDPNTSPPEDMWTRTVSPLKAPDTPLEITVHFEKGLPVKVQTPKQTVTGSLELFNFLNALGKEHGIGRIDIVENRFIGLKSRGCYDAPCMTILRLAHISIEGLVLDGRVRSLRDNLSKQWSELLYNGLYFSPERAFLQPSLDFSQERVNGEVRLLLYKGNAYVLGRTSEEKLYSEEDASMDSLTTFDPSETSGFITINAIRLKKYGMQMAEAGIEL from the exons ATGGCCGGCAGCAAGGGCAAGGTGTGCTTGGC CTACTCCGGTGGACTCGACACGAGCACCATCTTGGCTTggctgctcgagcaggatTACGAAGTTGT CTGCTACCTGGCCAATGTTGGTCAGGAGGAAGACTGGGCTGCCGTGGAGGCCAAGG CTCTCAAGATCGGTGCAACTAAGA TGATCATCGATGACCTTTGCAAGGTTTTCGTCGA GGAGCTGTGCTGGAAGGCTGTGCAATGC AATGCCATCTACGAAGACCAGTATCTTTTGG GTACCAGCTTGGCTCGGCCCGTCATTGCCCGTGGCATGATGAAGGCCGCCGAGAAGGAGGG TTGCCATTTCGTGTCCCACGGTTGC ACCGGCAAAGG CAATGATCAG CTGGCATATTTGACCATCAACCCCGCCATCAAGGTCATCGCCCCATG GCGCGATCCTCTTTTCTATAAGCGTTTCCAG GGACGCAACGATCTCCTCGACTACGCCGCCGAGAAGG GCATCCCTGTGACGTCGACTCGCGCGAAGCCG GCCGGCATGCTTGAGGACCCAAACACCTCTCCGCCTGAGGATATGTG GACCCGCACCGTGAGCCCGCTCAAGGCGCCTGATACACCTCTCGAAATCACTGTCCACTTTGAGAAGGGCCTTCCGGTCAAGGTTCAGACTCCCAAGCAGACCGTCACCGGCTCCCTCGAGCTGTTCAACTTTCTCAATGCTCTCGGCAAGGAGCATGGCATCGGCCGAATC GACATTGTCGAGAACAG GTTCATCGGCCTCAAGAGCCGTGGTTGCT ATGACGCCCCGTGCATGACCATCCTTCGCCTTGCTCATATTTCGATCGAGGGCCT TgttctcgacggccgtgttCGCTCCCTTCGAGACAACTTGAGCAAGCAGTGGTCCGAGCTGCTCTACAACGGCCTCTACTTTTCGCCCGAAAGGGCCTTCTTGCAGC CGAGCCTCGACTTTTCTCAGGAGCGC GTTAATGGCGAGGTTCGCCTCCTCCTGTACAAGGGCAACGCCTACGTTCTGGGCCGTACCTCGGAGGAGAAGCTCTACTCGGAGGAGGATGCGTCGATGGATTCTCTCACCACCTTTGATCCCTCCGAGACT TCTGGCTTCATCACCATCAACGCGATTCGCCTCAAGAAG TACGGCATGCAGATGGCTGAGGCTGGCATCGAGCTCTGA
- a CDS encoding OPT oligopeptide transporter family, with protein MAPGNRPYMGPGDRPATGPNNRQAMAPGNRQAVAPGNRQAMAPGNRQTIAPGNRQATAPGNRQDMAPGNRSAMAPGNRQMAPGNRQAMAAGNRQDMAPGNRQEMAPGNRQDRASRNRQDMDPRNRQDMAPGNRQDRDPRNRQDTDPRNRQDMAPGNRQDRDPRNRQDMDPRNRQDMAPGNRQDRDPRNRQDMAPGNRQDRASRNRQEMDPRNRQDVAPGNRQDRDPRNRQDVAPGNRQDRDPRNRQEMDPRNRQDVAPGNRQDRDPRNRQDVAPGNRQDRDPRNRQDMAPGNRQDRDPRNRQDTDPRNRQDVAPGNRQDRDPRNRQDMAPGNRQDRDPRNRQDTDPRNRQDVAPGNRQDRDPRNRQDTDPRNRQAMPPSSRQDMPPGNRQDRDPRNRQDTDPRNRQAMPPSSRQDMPPGNRQAMAPGNRQAMPPENRQSMAPGNRSSTMPENRPATTRETRPSVVRGNGPALARGNKSSSMFGKRAYMAPRHYSSSLTSNVDMFNIRNPSMISTTSQKNTTIASLEQFVDMHKHDPNFPQDILIRARQFLEERRSVPLDGEIDIESAQFILDSFEDFKQLAIHSSPYREVRAVVDNVDDPLLPVGTFRALFIGTLFSILGTALQQLFSLRMPSINVSTYMVQVLSMPLGMAMARWMPAHEFSLAGWKFTLNPGPFNQKEHLLVVMMANVSFEGAASGAYVVRIIQLLKLDRFYGERVLSANLPWQFITLLASQFIGYGCAGLTRRFLVYPPAMIWQKPLANMAVTKALFADEEQAETLPAVRGWSMTRLRFFLICFGAMFAWFWVPNYLFDGLALFNWPTWFSPGNVTLALIAGSTCGLGLNPVPTLDWNIAAHLKDPIVTPLFSLMNYAAGMAVVGFVAAPIMYMKNVGNAGYLPINSNKVYDNTAQPYDVRRILNDDLTINETAYRNYSVPWLSTTQVLNLAAAFAMYVALPIYIGLWYGRDIVKRLRSILKRQRREEQFNDVHNRLMSAYPECPSCWYLALLAISILLACLSVSQWPTDTPVWAIWVAVSFTLVLQIPVGMLAAMTNVEIPVSILSMVVGGYVLEGKVIPNLIFRMFSFMSTSQSLNFVSNLKIAHYAKIPPRCAFKAQVYATLIAGIVALGVNNWALDKIDGVCVEGQRQGFTCPQAHAHFSSSLLWFVVGPRRLFGNGGPYRAITYFIPLGVVLPVVVYLAARRWPMSWWRKVNVPIFLAGPMVFAPYNWSYMQGAVVIAIFFNFFVRRRYTAWWERYAYVMSGSFMTAIGIASLIIFLALQRRNIRLDWWGNTISHSGIDQGGWKDDQGQTVRCANLKLPASGRFPSGFR; from the coding sequence ATGGCGCCCGGCAACAGACCGTATATGGGGCCTGGCGATAGGCCAGCAACAGGGCCTAACAACAGACAGGCCATGGCTCCTGGAAACAGACAGGCCGTGGCGCCCGGCAACAGACAGGCCATGGCACCTGGCAACAGACAGACCATAGCGCCTGGCAACAGACAGGCCACGGCTCCTGGCAACAGACAGGATATGGCTCCTGGCAATAGATCGGCCATGGCTCCTGGCAACAGACAGATGGCGCCAGGCAACAGACAGGCCATGGCTGCTGGCAACAGACAGGATATGGCTCCTGGCAACAGGCAGGAGATGGCGCCAGGCAACAGACAGGATAGGGCGTCTCGCAACAGACAGGATATGGATCCTCGCAACAGACAGGATATGGCTCCTGGCAACAGGCAGGATAGGGACCCTCGCAACAGACAGGATACGGATCCTCGCAACAGACAGGATATGGCTCCTGGCAACAGGCAGGATAGGGATCCTCGCAACAGACAGGATATGGATCCTCGCAACAGACAGGATATGGCTCCTGGCAACAGGCAGGATAGGGACCCTCGCAACAGACAGGATATGGCGCCAGGCAACAGACAGGATAGGGCGTCTCGCAACAGACAGGAGATGGATCCTCGCAACAGACAGGATGTGGCTCCTGGCAACAGGCAAGATAGGGACCCTCGCAACAGACAAGATGTGGCTCCTGGCAACAGGCAAGATAGGGACCCTCGCAACAGACAGGAGATGGATCCTCGCAACAGACAGGATGTGGCTCCTGGCAACAGGCAAGATAGGGACCCTCGCAACAGACAGGATGTGGCTCCTGGCAACAGGCAGGATAGGGACCCTCGCAACAGACAGGATATGGCACCTGGCAACAGGCAGGATAGGGACCCTCGCAACAGACAGGATACGGATCCTCGCAACAGACAGGATGTGGCTCCTGGCAACAGGCAGGATAGGGACCCTCGCAACAGACAGGATATGGCTCCTGGCAACAGGCAGGATAGGGACCCTCGCAACAGACAGGATACGGATCCTCGCAACAGACAGGATGTGGCTCCTGGCAACAGGCAGGATAGGGACCCTCGCAACAGACAGGATACGGATCCTCGCAACAGACAGGCCATGCCTCCTAGCAGCAGACAGGATATGCCTCCTGGCAACAGGCAGGATAGGGACCCTCGCAACAGACAGGATACGGATCCTCGCAACAGACAGGCCATGCCTCCTAGCAGCAGACAGGATATGCCTCCTGGCAACAGACAGGCCATGGCCCCTGGAAACAGACAGGCCATGCCTCCCGAGAACAGACAGTCAATGGCGCCTGGCAACAGATCATCTACCATGCCGGAGAATAGGCCAGCTACAACACGTGAGACCAGACCATCTGTGGTGCGTGGCAATGGGCCAGCCTTGGCGCGCGGCAACAAATCATCTTCAATGTTTGGCAAGAGGGCATACATGGCGCCTCGCCATTATTCTTCAAGCCTCACCTCCAACGTGGACATGTTCAATATCAGAAATCCATCCATGATTTCGACAACGTCACAGAAGAACACTACCATAGCTTCCTTGGAGCAGTTCGTCGACATGCACAAACACGATCCAAACTTTCCGCAAGATATCCTCATACGGGCTCGTCAATTTCTGGAGGAGAGACGGTCAGTTCCTCTTGATGGTGAAATCGACATCGAGTCTGCTCAATTCATTCTGGATTCTTTCGAAGATTTCAAGCAGCTCGCCATACACAGCTCCCCCTACCGGGAAGTCCGCGCCGTCGTGGacaacgtcgacgacccgCTGCTTcccgtcggcaccttccGAGCACTCTTCATTGGCACGCTCTTTTCCATCCTGGGCACCGCCCTCCAGCAGCTGTTCTCGTTGCGGATGCCGAGCATAAATGTGTCGACCTACATGGTTCAGGTGCTCTCGATGCCGCtcggcatggccatggcccGATGGATGCCGGCGCACGAGTTTTCCTTGGCCGGTTGGAAATTCACGCTCAACCCGGGTCCCTTTAACCAGAAAGAACACCTTCTCGTCGTCATGATGGCAAATGTGTCGTTTGAGGGAGCGGCTTCCGGTGCCTACGTCGTCAGGATCATCCAGCTTCTGAAGCTCGATCGCTTCTACGGCGAGCGAGTCCTGTCCGCCAACCTCCCCTGGCAGTTCATCACCCTCCTCGCCAGTCAGTTCATCGGGTACGGCTGTGCAGGACTGACgcgccgcttcctcgtctACCCTCCCGCCATGATATGGCAGAAGCCGCTCGCGAACATGGCCGTCACGAAGGCCTtgttcgccgacgaggaacaGGCGGAGACGTTGCCCGCCGTCCGAGGCTGGTCCATGACGCGCCTCCGGTTTTTCCTCATCTGCTTCGGCGCCATGTTCGCCTGGTTCTGGGTTCCCAACTACCTCTTCGATGGCCTCGCCTTGTTCAACTGGCCGACCTGGTTCTCCCCCGGCAACGTCACCCTCGCGCTCATCGCCGGCAGCACGTGCGGTCTCGGCCTGAACCCGGTGCCGACGCTGGACTGGAACATTGCCGCCCATCTCAAGGACCCCATCGTGACGCCCCTCTTCAGCCTCATGAACTACGCCGCcggcatggccgtcgtcggcttcgtcgcggCGCCCATCATGTACATGAAAAATGTCGGGAACGCAGGCTACCTGCCCATCAACAGCAACAAGGTGTACGACAACACGGCACAGCCCTACGACGTCCGCCGCATCCTGAACGACGACCTGACGATCAACGAGACGGCCTACCGCAACTACAGCGTGCCGtggctgtcgacgacgcaggtgCTCAACCTCGCGGCCGCCTTCGCCATGTACGTCGCACTTCCAATCTACATCGGGCTCTGGTACGGCCGAGACATCGTAAAGAGGCTGCGCTCCATCCTGAAGCGGCAAAGGCGGGAGGAGCAATTCAACGACGTTCACAACCGGCTCATGTCTGCCTATCCAGAGTGCCCCAGCTGTTGGTACCTTGCGCTGCTCGCCATCTCCATCCTGCTGGCCTGCCTGTCCGTCAGCCAGTGGCCGACGGACACGCCCGTCTGGGCCATCTGGGTGGCCGTCAGCTTCACCCTGGTGCTGCAGATCCCCGTCGGCATGCTCGCAGCCATGACGAATGTCGAGATTCCGGTGAGCATCCTTTCGATGGTCGTGGGCGGCTACGTCCTCGAGGGCAAGGTGATTCCGAACCTCATCTTCCGCATGTTCAGCTTCATGTCGACGTCGCAGTCGCTCAACTTTGTGAGCAACTTGAAAATCGCCCACTACGCCAAGATACCGCCTCGCTGCGCCTTCAAGGCCCAGGTCTACGCGACTCTGATCGCCGGAATCGTTGCGCTCGGGGTCAACAACTGGGCGCTGGACAAGATCGACGGCGTCTGCGTCGAAGGACAGCGGCAGGGGTTCACCTGTCCGCAGGCGCATGCCCActtctcgtcgtccttgctgTGGTTCGTCGTGGGACCTCGGCGACTGTTTGGAAATGGCGGTCCATACAGGGCCATAACCTACTTCATCCCCCTCGGCGTCGTTcttcccgtcgtcgtctacCTTGCCGCAAGAAGGTGGCCGATGTCTTGGTGGCGCAAGGTCAACGTACCGATCTTCCTCGCCGGGCCCATGGTATTTGCACCTTATAACTGGTCGTACATGCaaggcgccgtcgtcattgCCATCTTCTTCAACTTCTTCGTCAGGAGGCGGTACACGGCATGGTGGGAGAGGTACGCATACGTCATGTCCGGTTCGTTCATGAccgccatcggcatcgcGAGTCTCATCATTTTTTTGGCGTTGCAGAGGAGGAATATTCGTCTTGATTGGTGGGGAAACACCATCTCTCACAGCGGAATTGACCAGGGCGGTTGGAAGGACGATCAAGGACAGACGGTGCGATGCGCCAATCTGAAGCTTCCAGCAAGCGGTCGTTTTCCTTCTGGGTTCAGATAA
- a CDS encoding hypothetical protein (related to ferric reductase), which translates to MYSEREAARVYTNAPKAPTRVMSQQIFAAILTDPRSTLVQACTEITMPPVRRRRTPITYGTSSETCFLQRGHGANPSRPSHTTRAPGLMAPISLSLEFTQVHDDDDDDTSLLASDVTRLRRHSPPTSLVFDVPRLRRPSSSTSLVFDVPRLRRHSLRRHPRPSCKPPRWHALATATMDTHSHAGHTSGMGMDTNYAFADDFWYLVAAVVGLLVLIRAVNHVGARQRQAARPPPSPRALLTCPRSKACRGPHPERATRPDGRAGQAWATATALVRELGHPQLYVPIKGLRWATPPPLGRVLVLLAYWAVIVYFMSWRVVVDDAFYWERIGYRVAWVTLTQLPLLFLLAMKVNPVGWLIGSSHERLNWLHRWVARTMLVTATVHGFHFWTEWVRADFVEYQLSAMPIVRYGLGAWGLLLWSVVVGFLPVRRLAYELWLAQHVVTSVVLLYLLYRHIPANARYLLWMSIAFLVFDRAARWLLLLWRNTAWTTRGSSACDARRRVGHTISLRTMGDATTVVTVKDVHFPWRAGQHVYLWVPRLGPLEAHPYTIACAHRVEGTCCCSSIQLIVREHKGFSRRLRERAARHPDRTLTAFVSGPFGAPPRWDAYETLVLIGASTGASFAIPVLECAAAATERTCVRRIEVVLIARTADEIAYFVDRAKEAALEARAKGVDVRLHVAITGVAGHGECSAAVPLVRPWRAGGGRRGTTARRESNAGCDGHPSTPTAESSGGCCCRGRRSRRSSAAESLDGRPSLECLREYTARPDIEALIREPVEQAWGETAVAVCGGKELVARTRNCVAKLSDERAVHKGTGAQGIYLHVEEYAF; encoded by the exons atgtactccgagCGTGAGGCTGCACGAGTATACACAAACGCACCAAAGGCCCCAACTCGTGTCATGTCACAGCAAATTTTTGCCGCCATATTGACCGACCCTCGGTCGACCCTCGTCCAGGCTTGTACGGAGATTACCATGCCACCTGTacggagacggaggacgCCCATTACTTACGGTACGAGTTCGGAGACTTGCTTCCTCCAACGAGGCCACGGAGCGAATCCATCCCGACCAAGCCATACCACCAGAGCTCCTGGTCTCATGGCTCCCATCTCCCTCAGCCTTGAATTCACCCAAG tacacgacgacgacgacgacgacacgtccctcctcgcctccgacGTCACTCGCCTTCGACGTCACTCGCCTCCGACGTCCCTCGTCTTCGACGTCCCTCGTCTTCGACGTCCCTCGTCTTCGACGTCCCTCGTCTTCGACGTCCCTCGCCTTCGACGTCACTCGCTCCGACGTCACCCTCGGCCCTCCTGCAAACCCCCACGCTGGCACGCCCTGGCAACCGCCACCATGGACACGCACTCGCACGCCGGCCACACGTcgggcatgggcatggacACCAACTACGCCTTTGCCGACGACTTTTGGTacctcgtggccgccgtcgtcggcctcttgGTCCTCATCCGAGCCGTCAACCACGTCGGCGCCCGCCAGAGGCAAGCAGCTCGACCACCTCCCTCACCCCGTGCCCTGCTGACGTGTCCCAGGTCCAAGGCGTGCCGCGGTCCGCATCCTGAGCGGGCGACCCGTCCCGACGGTCGAGCCGGCCAGGCGtgggccacggccacggccttggtgcgcgagctcggccatcCGCAGCTCTACGTGCCGATCAAGGGCCTCCGCTGGGCCACGCCGCCCCCGCTCGGCCGTgtgctcgtcctgctcgcctACTGGGCCGTCATCGTCTACTTCATGTCGTGgagggtcgtcgtcgacgacgccttcTACTGGGAGCGCATCGGCTACCGCGTCGCCTGGGTCACCCTCACCCAGCTGCCCTtgctcttcctcctcgccatgaAGGTGAATCCCGTCGGCTGGCTCATCGGCTCGAGCCACGAGCGCCTCAACTGGCTGCACCGCTGGGTCGCCCGGACCATGctcgtcaccgccaccgTCCACGGCTTTCACTTCTGGACCGAGTGGGTCCGCGCCGACTTTGTCGAGTACCAGCTGTCGGCCATGCCCATCGTCCGgtacggcctcggcgcctgGGGTCTGCTGCTctggtccgtcgtcgtcggcttcctgcCCGTCCGCCGGCTGGCCTACGAGCTGTGGCTCGCCCAGCACGTCGTGACGTCCGTCGTCCTGCTGTACCTGCTGTACCGACACATCCCGGCCAACGCACGTTATCTGCTCTGGATGTCCATCGCcttcctcgtcttcgacCGTGCCGCGAGGTGGCTGCTCCTGCTCTGGCGAAACACGGCATGGACGACGCGAGGATCATCAGCCTGCGACGCGAGACGCCGCGTCGGACACACCATCTCGCTGCGGACCATGGGCGACGCGACGACCGTCGTGACCGTCAAGGACGTCCACTTCCCCTGGCGCGCCGGCCAGCACGTCTACCTTTGGGTCCCGCGCCTCGGGCCCCTCGAGGCGCACCCCTACACCATCGCCTGCGCCCACCGCGTCGAGggcacctgctgctgcagcagcatCCAGCTCATCGTCCGCGAGCACAAGGGATtctcccgccgcctccgcgaGCGCGCCGCGAGACACCCCGACAGGACCCTCACGGCCTTTGTCTCCGGGCCCTTTGGCGCCCCTCCGCGCTGGGACGCGTACGAGACGCTCGTCCTCATCGGCGCCTCGACGGGCGCGAGCTTCGCCATCCCCGTGCTCGagtgcgccgccgccgcgacggagCGGACGTGCGTGCGGAGGATCGAGGTCGTCCTGATTGCgaggacggccgacgagattgCCTACTTTGTCGACCGAGCAAAGgaggcggcgctcgaggcgcGCGCCAAGGGCGTCGATGTGCGCCTGCACGTCGCCAtcaccggcgtcgccggccacgGGGAAtgctccgccgccgtgccgctcgtgcggccttggcgagccggaggcggccgccgcgggacgacggcgaggagagagTCCAACGCCGGGTGCGACGGGCATCCGTCGACGCCCACGGCCGAGTCGTCGGGGGGCTGCTGCTGTCGCGGCCGCCGGAGTCgccgctcctcggcggccgagtcgctCGACGGCAGGCCGAGCCTGGAGTGCCTGCGCGAGTACACGGCCCGGCCGGACATTGAGGCCCTGATCCGCGAgcccgtcgagcaggcctgGGGCGAGACGGCAGTGGCCGTCTGTGGCGGAAAGGAGCTCGTCGCGCGCACCCGCAACTGCGTCGCGAAGCTGAGCGACGAGCGTGCCGTGCACAAGGGAACCGGCGCCCAGGGCATCTACCTGCACGTCGAGGAGTATGCCTTTTGA
- a CDS encoding GPI anchored protein codes for MKSLVTLSALCAFAAAHFTLTYPPSIGFEDADEDKAPCGGFTPDFTKDLVDFHVGGEAIAVRLMHPQCNWLFRVTTDEKAASGWEQIFPIVQQSGLGDFCEPQVTVPESYVGKKGVVGVVSSAVDGLLYQCIAVNFVPGSAEPPSKCKNGTIKASFVADASLSALVGKSADGAAEGTSTTTAAAAAATTSKSAASTMALGWSSSLAALFILALGGALYN; via the exons ATGAAGTCGCTCGTCACCTTGTCGGCCCTCtgcgccttcgccgccgcccactTTACCCTCACCTACCCGCCCTCCATCGGcttcgaggacgccgacgaggacaaggctCCCTGCGGCGGCTTCACCCCCGACTTCACCAAggacctcgtcgacttccacgtcggcggcgaggccatcgccgtccGCCTCATGCACCCTCAGTGCAACTGGCTCTTCCGCGTCACGACGGACGAAAAGGCCGCCTCCGGTTGGGAGCAAATCTTCCCCATCGTCCAGCagagcggcctcggcgacttTTGCGAGCCCCAAGTCACCGTCCCCGAGAGCTACGTCGGCAAgaagggcgtcgtcggcgtcgtctcctcggccgtcgacggtctGCTGTACCAG TGCATCGCCGTCAACTTTGTCCCGGGCTCGGCCGAGCCTCCGTCCAAGTGCAAGAACGGCACCATCAAGGCGTCCTTTGTCGCGGATGCGAGCTTATCCGCTCTCGTCGGCAAGTCGGCTGACGGCGCTGCCGAGGGAACGTCCAccaccacggccgccgccgcggccgcgacgacgagcaagaGTGCCGCCTCGACCATGGCGCTTGGCTGGAGCAGCTCGCTGGCGGCGCTgttcatcctcgccctcggaggGGCCCTGTACAACTAG